In Aegilops tauschii subsp. strangulata cultivar AL8/78 chromosome 3, Aet v6.0, whole genome shotgun sequence, one genomic interval encodes:
- the LOC109740940 gene encoding protein CONSERVED IN THE GREEN LINEAGE AND DIATOMS 27, chloroplastic, which produces MLLRLKITTVQPVALLLGHDHGATASPRRLAGALPQGGGASTRAKRLRSVAVAMALKEEEPESSRSRFAGGGPSWDPRMEIGVPYEQRPVNEYSALKESTLYSWAELSPGSFFMRLGSLCLVTFTVLAAPISAASFSPGKDPLKFVLAAGIGTLLLVSLVVLRIYLGWSYVGDRLLSAVVPYEETGWYDGQMWVKPAEVLARDRLLGSYKVKPVINLLKQTLVGTGALLVGAVALFAFAAPVEEFVHSFNGAPTAASSKPMMRREDLLKLPAEVRQDDDLAAAAAEAANGRPVYCRDRYYRALAGGQYCTSDDLLN; this is translated from the exons ATGTTGCTCCGCCTGAAGATTACCACCGTCCAGCCTGTGGCGCTGCTTCTTGGGCATGACCATGGCGCGACAGCATCCCcgcggcggctcgccggagccCTTCCGCAGGGCGGTGGAGCGTCCACGAGGGCAAAGAGGCTGAGGAGCGTGGCGGTGGCGATGGCGCTCAAGGAGGAGGAGCCGGAGAGCAGCCGAAGCCGCTTCGCCGGGGGCGGTCCGAGCTGGGACCCCAGGATGGAGATCGGAGTCCCATACGAGCAAAGGCCG GTTAACGAGTACTCCGCTCTCAAGGAGAGCACCTTGTACTCGTGGGCAGAGCTGAGTCCGGGCTCTTTCTTCATGCGCCTAGGCAGCCTGTGCCTGGTCACATTTACAGTTCTGGCGGCCCCAATCTCAGCCGCAAGTTTCAGTCCCGGAAAG GATCCACTCAAGTTCGTGCTAGCTGCTGGGATTGGGACCCTGCTCCTGGTGTCTCTTGTGGTTCTCAGGATCTACCTG GGTTGGAGCTACGTTGGTGACAGGCTATTGTCGGCAGTCGTGCCGTATGAAGAAACCGGGTGGTACGATGGCCAAATGTGGGTCAAGCCAGCAGAG GTGCTGGCTCGCGACAGGTTATTGGGATCTTACAAG GTAAAGCCGGTGATCAACCTGCTCAAACAGACACTGGTGGGCACCGGTGCGCTGCTCGTCGGGGCGGTGGCACTCTTCGCCTTCGCCGCCCCCGTCGAGGAATTCGTCCACTCCTTCAATGGAGCCCCCACTGCCGCCTCCTCTAAGCCGATGATGAG GAGAGAGGACCTGCTGAAGCTGCCTGCCGAGGTGAGGCAAGACGACGACCTCGCTGCGGCTGCTGCGGAGGCCGCCAATGGACGCCCGGTTTACTGCAGGGACCGCTACTACCGGGCGCTCGCCGGCGGTCAGTACTGCACCTCAGACGACCTGCTCAACTGA